In the genome of Trypanosoma brucei gambiense DAL972 chromosome 11, complete sequence, the window aaaacgatccCATTATTATAAATAACTGCCAGTTAAGCACCCCCAGgttatgtgtatatgtgtacgtGCGTTTGCGCATATGAATGTGCGTACTTATATAGTGGGTAAATTGGAAACGCAAGGAAACGTGTTgacaaaaaattaaacgcATCAGCAACgacgaagagaaaaatccAAATAAACAACAGGGAAGTCTTTTGTAAACCACGCATGTTCCTCCACGTACTATGCGACAgaaatttttatttatcgATACACCAAGACAGTATTTGCTAAGGAATTGCCACGCAGGTTGATGTGAAGGATAAGATATATCCATTTATTAACTAAATGGACGAAAGCGGATGGAAGTGTCAAACAATCAAGGAAAAATTAAATGCGCCCAGAAAATCAACGATTTTCACTGGTCGTACGAATAGCAACTTCCATTATACctcaataaagaaaaaatagccCTGGGAAAGTGAGGTAGCTAGAACTGTTACTACTTGCATAGTACGCCTTTTCAAGCAAGCAACTTCAGGCGGTATACCTACCAACTTATCAAGTCACCTGAGATCAGTGGGGAAATCAAGATATCTAGTAACAGAAAACATGTCCACAATGCAGATGGAGTGAATTAGATCCACaacatgaagaaaaggatgaTTGAgtcaggaaaaaaaatcacggCAAACGTGAGTTTAGTTTTGACATAGCGGTGGAGCGGTACATCAATCCCGAAAAAATACGAAGGGCAACTCCGTGTGTCCGATGATCAAACGACACTTCTTCACCACGGCACAAATCATAGGAAGGGCACCAAACGACGATGCTACAAAACCTTCAGACCATCGCATAAGTTCATTATCCCATAGCTCACCGTCGGAAACAAGTTTGCAGAGATATGAGTTGCTCAGCCCTGCTTACCCGATAATTTCCGTGATGTCAAAAACATCGAAGGTGAAAGAAGGACGAAAACCCCACCCTCGGCAGCTGTCGCTTCCCATTACACGCACCTTGCAGATAATCTTCCAGTTTGTCGCAAACAGGGCAACAGCTGCGCCAACAGtacacaaatacaaagcCTCGaaaccgcctcctcctctgcctccccccccccccccaaataTCACACACAATACACTCAAAGGTGTGTGGTAACGTCAAAATTCTGACGTCTTTTTCGGTGATGCAGCATGCCAAACCTGAGACTCCTGATGAAAtactgaagaagaaaattaacATTAGCAGGTCAAATTTTCGTAGGTTTCATCTCGAGTTTTCCTACAAACTTCAGGAAACCAAGGTTCATAAAGATCATTAGCAACATTTGTTACATAAGCCAAACAGATGCATTACTTCAAATAACGAGGACATATACAACCAAAGGCACTGTGCACCGATGGGTGGCACCGTCGTGCAACGACACAAACGCTTTCTGCCGGATGACATATGTCGGGAAATGCATTTTATCTACTGAAGAGGGAGATAGTGCAACCCTCTTTGATGAGACTGGTTCCTTCGTATATACGCCCTTCCTCCTTACCACCTGAAACGGTACGACATCGTAAGTGTTACGTCGTTATTATTCCACTCTCATACGTCGACTTCTTCTCATCACAAAACTGGCGCCACGGAACCATTACACAGGGGTGGTACAACCCGTGTGCAACAAATAACATACGCAACATCAGTTTTAGAGGGACGTTACAAATTATTTTGGATCATTTCCGGGGAGAGTGAATTTTGACTCAACAAACTAAGCGTTGCGCAGCCAATAAATGAGAAATAAGACCCCCTGGACAACTCGCAGACAAGTGCTCACCACACAAAAGGTTGGTTGTGCAGGGGGGGGGACGTGTGAAGACATGAAAATAACGTGGTGACGTCAATACTGGAGTTGTGGTGTCACATATGACTTCCGCTTCACCATATACTTTGCCAACCCACATATCGCTCTTATACCTAATAGAAAGTAGTGGAGCGCCCAAGAAATACGAAAACTCGCCAACAAGCAACTTCCAAGACATTACAATCACTGTATACATGTGCTCGAACGGTCTTCAAACGAACCTCTTCTTGAGGTAGATAGGCTACATTCAGACATAAGCGCATGTTCTTCGAGTAATGAAAGGATGCAAGTTGTATGACAGCACGACTCTTGTGACCACCAAAGGGTGGCACCCGttcaaaagtaaaagaaagattGACGCGTCCACCCAAGATATTTGTCCGCTGCATTATTGCATGGAGACAGGAAACGGCAATCGGTTCTTTCGACCGCGCTAGGTGAAAATGCCAACTTCCCGAAGTCTCAGCTCTATCGCCTTTAGTGGAgccgttttccccttcatgCTCTTTACGACCACAAAAGGCACACAGATCTGTATACCGAATAGCAAGTTCTACCACGTTTGAATAAAGGTGCACAGATGATTGTACAGAGGAGAATGTCATTGCACAACCTTTCTACCCTTTAAGCCCCTTGTCCCTGCTGCCCCTCAGCACCCAGTTAATTGACCGTTCAGCCAGGTTCATCCTATTTTTCCAATGGAAACAACACTGCCGGATGCAAAAGAGTCAAAACAGGGGAGCAGAAACCAgattcctccccctccttccccctgAGAATTAATAGCGATACATGAGCTCCCATGTTGCCCCTAAAGGCATACAAGAAACTAGGCCAAAGGTGAACCACATGGGAAGCGGCCGGAgtagcagaaaaacaaatcgATTCTGACCACTTCAACACAGAGCCAGGGCTCCGCACCTCCCCAAGGTAAGGCGAGACAACTACTCGCAACCACCTCACCATAATTATCCTGTGGAGGAAAGACCGAGGTCTTGGTCCGCCGCGGGCGGCGCAGCACATCCACAGAGGGACAAATATCGCAGCTAGCGGCTTCGCGGGAGCGGAgtcaccaacagcaacaccaacGGCACCGAATTACCACCTACACACCCCTGGAAGAACGCCACTGGGCTGGTGGCGGGGACGGCGACTAACCATTCTCTCGCCCACTGTTTCCATCACTTTTCTTCAGGGCCTCTTCCTCCCATTCTCATGTCTCTTGCCCTTAGGCGTCGGCGGCCCTTCGTTTGCGACCATTGTGGGATATGCCTGTGTTTCCAAACCCCACATGGGGCTAAGCAAACGCGACGCAAGTGGGGGACGGGCGCGGCACTCGGCGGCACCGTTCCACTGCGGGGGGGGAGGGACCATGCAGACTTTCTCGAACCCGCATAAATCGTGCGATCGGCCCCTTTACAAAACATTGTTCACGACGAGAACGTTCCAACCAGCAGCGGTTCACTAAGTGCGACAACGTTTCCCCCCAGTCGTTGCGCTGGCTTATGCCTTCGAGTGTCGCATGGAAGTGCTGGCCCCCCTTTTATCAAGTGTACGGCTCATCCGATTGCACGCTGTAGCGCGCGCATTGAGCACACCGCCGCCTCGGCGCGCGTGTGACTAGCAAGTGAAGTCCATCGGCGCCAGCTTAATGCACTAGAAccccctggcgatgccggccacctcaacgtggtgccagggtccagtaccccgtatcatcgggggaagccaagagccagcagcgttcttctcatggggaacactgctttgctccggctacagcatcatacagcacagggatcagcagcgttttgctgggacaccgtttttcatttgtcggtccctgggcacgtgacAGCGTTGCCATCGACGGTATCCGGAGTTTTCCCTATGACGTTGTGTACGTTTGGAAAACATCCAGTGACATTCTCGCACCCATTTCTATTGCCAGGGATTCTGTTGGGTTACTGCGTGGCGATGGGGCTGCATTTGCCCGCTCCACGAATATCAGTCTGTTGCCGTTGCATGTTGTCGAAGCGACCACATATTTCTTTCCAAACAATACAGATTTCTCGGTTCATAATCCGTGGCATCCACCAGGCGGTGATTGTACACTGTTTCCACTGAATCGTTGTGCAACCTGCCTGTCCCACACTTCCATTTTCATATCTTTGTAATCTTCCGCACGTATGAGTCTTATTCAAGCGTGGGAGAGGGGTTTACAGCCGCATCGGAGGTTTGCGCAACGTCGACAGCCCTCATGGACATACGCGATGGCGGTAAGATCCGACTAAGGGCTGCTAGCAATTGTTGAAGCCGTATTGCTGTGCGGCAACTTTGTTGAAGTTCCAAATGCTGTGTTGTAAGCCGAACTTTAACGGTTCTTTCCACCGATCTTCATAGGCACCTCGTGAGCGCCAGTAGTTCGTATGAGTTTtcatatttcattttcttacaAGCTGCTAGGGCATGGATGTTCAGACGACACATGATTCTGTTTTGATGTTTCGATTCTCTTCTACGGACTCATATCAAACAGTTAAAGCAAGAGCGTAAATTATTTGTTTCTGGGATGTTACTGTGTTTCGCTGCCCAGATAAGGGGAAACAGCCGCCGAGACACGTGGTAGCTGATGCGGTGATATTATGAGTTGAAAAAGTGTTATCGTTCGGAGCTAtatcatttttgtgtttataaACACTAACTATTGTGAGTGACCTATGCCGCTTGAGAGACGAAGGGCATAGGTCAGGGAAGTGCCTCACCCGTTACCGGCCACTGGCAGAAACTTCGTCCGCCATAGCCAGCGGAGTGCTGTGAAACATtggagtatatatatatatatatatacatatgctgGTGATGCATCACCCATATGGGTCTTAAACCTTTAGTCGTCACAAAAGTGCACACCACCTCTTCAATGCCACAGGGTCCAGCGGTTGCTTCCGCATAGCACTCAGCCCTTCCTCAATTTAGTGAGATCAAGCTCTTAGTAGCGTTTATCTAAAGGGTTAAGAAAGTTCGTGTGCCCAGTGTTGTATTGTACTGTGGTGTTCCCCTACTCACTCGTGGGGCAGCTCCAGAAGGTTGAAATAAGATCGTGGGGTAGAAGTCAATCGTTTGCCCAAACCACATAAACTCCGCCATTTCTGCCCTTTTTGTCCTTATACGGTCCCGTGGTCGTCCTTCCGAATTCACCCCACTTAAGTTTGGTTCATACATGAAAAAGAGGTATCCGACACTGGCGGTTCAGGTTATCCATTGTGTTTTTCCACTAAATTACACAGGATAAGATAGGGTGATGGTACATATTTGCTGAAGTGTAGTGATATCCATGCGTACACCCCGCGCTATCTTTACAGGGGATGCATCATGTTCGGGCTTCGCCGCTCAGTGCGGGTACTTGGTGCCATGACCAGTTTTTGGTTGACTCGAAAATGGTTGTTGATGCAGCGCCGCATTAAAGTTTTTCCTTTGGTATGTGGTTGGATGGTGCGGCATCAGGAAAGCGCGTTGGCAAGAGCACCGGCACCAATGAGTTACGCAAGTCAGGTTACGCGCACTGGCTTATTTACCCCTAGCATTAAAGTGTGGCGTGACAGAGTTACTAGTGAAAGCGGCAATTTGCATCCTATCTTGTAGATGGGCGATGGCCCGCGTATCTTAGACGTGTGAAATGACTTCTATTCATGGCTCTGCTAGAAGGTCTTCCATAATGAGTATACGAGCATGCCGCTACCTTCTTACACATGTAAGTTGTCCTGTGATGTGTTGGTAAAAGGTAGAGCTTATGGACCTTGATTATGCAGTTGTTATACTAGTTCTATTCACGGCACAGAAGGTTGAAAACGCATCAACGAGCGTTTTATAGAATATACTGGGATTACTTTCCTCTAGAACGTGGTGCAACTCTATTGATGTTCCAATGCCAGAACGTTCATAGACCTCCCTTTACGTGAATGGACAGAGGTGTTCTTTGTAGTGGGAAATCGTCGGATAATGCGTTCCCAGGGATCGAAGAGTGCATAGTTGTATTCCAGAAAGATGCAACCCTCAAGTATTCCGTGTTTTGTGTAATTCCGTAGCCGTATTATAGTGGTGTTTTCTAGGTGAGAAACGCTGCCTGCTTTTGGCTTCTTCTGAACACCGTAAAGTACAGGAAAGCGTGCCAAGGCGCTCAGGCAGCCGGCGCCGAGAGGGTGTAACGAAGCAAATACTGTGGAAGTGAGTGGTAAAGCTGTGCCACATTGATGTggaaggagagggggaaatactGTGCGGCGCCCTTCCTTGTTTCGATGGATGCAAATTTTCAGAACCCGCAACCATTGATACTCGCAAAGTGCGCATTTACGCAAAGGCGAAGAGTGACAACACTTTGACTAGTGATTGAAACGTTACCAAAAAGGTGCCCCCAACATGGGTATGAAAGGTATTTAGAAACTCTAAGAAGGTCAGTGCCAGCCACGCCATCGTGATGCCAGGGGTTGCTgcaagaaggggaaggccAAGCATTTACACGCATCCCTGCTTGTATGAATTGCGGCAGCAGGCGGCAGTCCAGCACACACGACACAACCCTCCTGAAAAAAATTACGGATGGAGGCGCAAAGAAGTGGAACCTGGTAACGGAAAGTCCCTAGTGTCCGGAGGCAATTTTTCAGAAAGGCTGCCCTGGCACGACACCAAAAAATAGTAGCACATGAttgtgagggaaagaaaggccACAACGAACCAATAGCCTAGTACCAGGAGATATTCGCTTATTTATTCTGATACCCAAAGATTGTAAGTGCGATGAAATAAATGGAGCCAATGGGCACAGTGGAACATGAAGGAGGCCAATCCGAGGAGCCGGAGCAGCCCCTTCTGAAACTTTTCAAACTTCCAGATTAAAGCAAGAAAAATCCCATCGTGAACAACAACTACGTGGCCGCAGAAGAGAGCCTGGGAATCCCTTACTACAGTTTTGTGGCTCGCCACCAACTCTCTGAGCCCAAACAAAATGTTGCGCTGCTAAAATGGGCCGAAAGGATTACCAAATCCTGAAATGAGCACGCAGGGAAACGAGAGCGCACCCTACCTACACAGTTTTCATGCAGAGAAAAAGTTCTAGGGAACCGCTCGATCCTTCTGTAAGCAAGCGAATGAAAATCAAGCGGCAATGNNNNNNNNNNNNNNNNNNNNNNNNNNNNNNNNNNNNNNNNNNNNNNNNNNNNNNNNNNNNNNNNNNNNNNNNNNNNNNNNNNNNNNNNNNNNNNNNNNNNNNNNNNNNNNNNNNNNNNNNNNNNNNNNNNNNNNNNNNNNNNNNNNNNNNNNNNNNNNNNNNNNNNNNNNNNNNNNNNNNNNNNNNNNNNNNNNNNNNNNNNNNNNNNNNNNNNNNNNNNNNNNNNNNNNNNNNNNNNNNNNNNNNNNNNNNNNNNNNNNNNNNNNNNNNNNNNNNNNNNNNNNNNNNNNNNNNNNNNNNNNNNNNNNNNNNNNNNNNNNNNNNNNNNNNNNNNNNNNNNNNNNNNNNNNNNNNNNNNNNNNNNNNNNNNNNNNNNNNNNNNNNNNNNNNNNNNNNNNNNNNNNNNNNNNNNNNNNNNNNNNNNNNNNNNNNNNNNNNNNNNNNNNNNNNNNNNNNNNNNNNNNNNNNNNNNNNNNNNNNNNNNNNNNNNNNNNNNNNNNNNNNNNNNNNNNNNNNNNNNNNNNNNNNNNNNNNNNNNNNNNNNNNNNNNNNNNNNNNNNNNNNNNNNNNNNNNNNNNNNNNNNNNNNNNNNNNNNNNNNNNNNNNNNNNNNNNNNNNNNNNNNNNNNNNNNNNNNNNNNNNNNNNNNNNNNNNNNNNNNNNNNNNNNNNNNNNNNNNNNNNNNNNNNNNNNNNNNNNNNNNNNNNNNNNNNNNNNNNNNNNNNNNNNNNNNNNNNNNNNNNNNNNNNNNNNNNNNNNNNNNNNNNNNNNNNNNNNNNNNNNNNNNNNNNNNNNNNNNNNNNNNNNNNNNNNNNNNNNNNNNNNNNNNNNNNNNNNNNNNNNNNNNNNNNNNNNNNNNNNNNNNNNNNNNNNNNNNNNNNNNNNNNNNNNNNNNNNNNNNNNNNNNNNNNNNNNNNNNNNNNNNNNNNNNNNNNNNNNNNNNNNNNNNNNNNNNNNNNNNNNNNNNNNNNNNNNNNNNNNNNNNNNNNNNNNNNNNNNNNNNNNNNNNNNNNNNNNNNNNNNNNNNNNNNNNNNNNNNNNNNNNNNNNNNNNNNNNNNNNNNNNNNNNNNNNNNNNNNNNNNNNNGCATTCGCAGTGTGTGAATCTTCTTGCCTTCATCTTGAGCATTCACTCGCGGGTCCCCTATGGGAGGCACATTTGTGCAGAGCCTCTTAGTGAAACCCAAGGTACCTGATTTATGAGGCGCATCCCAACCACTGGAGCACCATCCCCCCACAAAACTCAGTCGTTGGTGTATTGGGTgattgtgaaaatgaagtcAACCTCTTATGCCTACGAAATGCTCTCCTGTATCCCTCGATGTCAGGTAGTATCCCACAGCCATTTCGTATGCAACTTTATCAACGCATCCCAGTCCCGCCTCTTTGGGCGTGTGCACTCTCTCCATCCACCGGAAGGTGAGGCTGAGAACCACTAGGCGATGACACCCTAGCACACCCTTGCTTGGGTGATTCCAAAGTAGGAGGTTCTAGGCGTTTCATTCTCGGGAATTCCACTCTGACGACGCTACTGCTCCGAGTTCTATGaatatttttcccttctgaCTTTACTGTTTATTGAACGTGCTCTAACACTCCCCCTTGGCGGCTTCAACGCGAGTGCCGAAAGCGTTTGGTACCTTTACATTATCAATTTCCCTTCACATAGCAGTGAGATGCAACAAATCACGAGTACGTACAACACCCGACCGACACTCTGTTGTTCACCATGGTGACCCACGGTGCAGGTTAAACGCACCACGCACTGCCATACCCTTGAAGTGACAGCCTCCGCACCTTTTACTTCTTAGAAGATACCACAAACAGAATTGCCATCCTCCTCCAATTTCCAACCTagtccctctttttctaaCCTCGGACTCAGCGTTAAAGGGAGAAATAACATTGGGTGCAAAGGGAAAACTTGTACACGCGTTGATTCAGATGCAAGCCCATCCAACTGACTAATGAAAACTAGGGCTTGAGGGGGGGGGCACATTTTTATGCAATACACGACAAGCTAATTCCACAGAAGCTGAAGAATTACGGCAAAAAGTGGCATCAACCCCAGCACACTATGCGGTTAACCTGCAAAATGGAGGCTGTGCCTATTATCACAATGGAATAAAATCTCTGGTTGGACGTGATTTTGCTTCTTTGCCCCCCTTTTTGGCCATATGCACGCCCTCTCCCATTTTTTATTCTACACTGCGAATATTTACTTCCAACAATGTAGAGCATCAGCAAGCAAAACGCACATATTATCACCAAGCATCGTGACCCTTCACCCATGCTGTTACTTTCCTCGTCAACGCCATAATGACCCATatgcactctttttttttctgtctcaaGAAATTCGTTCGCTTCACCTAGTTTAGCATAAATTTCACGACAAAATTTCatcgccaccaccacctcctcccTATTGAAGTATTGCACTTCTTTATTGACCTGGATACTGCATGTTACGGTGGATGAACCCCCGCTTTTGTTTGGGATTTTCGTGAAACGAAGGAGTACAGCTCCACCCTCGCTTCCTTTCCCCGTGCACTTCGATGATGCAACATCCTTGCGTGTTCCAACAGATAATGCAAACTGGTATTCCACATTCATTTGACAGCGACCAAAAAGAAATCGACAGCGCGTTAAATCACCATTAACCCGATCTGAATCCAATTCCGAGACTCCCGATTCGCAACTTCCCGTTACGTTATGATGCCAAGGCGACAACCGTAAGAAGGCCTCCTCCCGTACCGGCATCCGTTTAAGGTCCTCTGAACGAGATCGCTTCTTAAGCCTAAAATAACGGTTGTTAAATTCATTTAGCAATCTTCCTAAGCTCACACTGTAAACGgtaatatttttctttaacgCCTTCATATATTCCCTCACCCGTCGTCTCCCCTTTATCTTCAGCTCACTCGTGGGATCAATAACTCCCTTAATGTGCTGTTCCAACCAATAGGGATGCTACTCAAAGAGAGTGATATTGGCTAATAGTTGCCTCTTTATCTGTGCCTTGCGATAGAAGACTTCGTAACCGAAAACCCCCGGATTGTTCATATCTATCTGTGTAGCCCATCCTGTATTTTTTTCCGTTGCTCCACAACTGTAAAATATATGTAACACGAAATAACAAGCATATACCCTTTTCATTCCAGGAATTATCTGCCTCTTCCGCTTGATTTCGGTGTTACACGTCCAAACCTACTTTGTCCCACCCACCCCCTACGCACACATTGAATAAGTAAATAACCTAATCAATTGACGTCAAGGCTtaaaccccccccccccaaactGGCGAAGGCGCGAAACCAAGGGGAGAACGAGGTCACATATGTGTTGGGTGGAAAGTAATAACTGGCGCGGGAGCTGTTACATTATTTGACATGcgtatgtttgtttggtaGGGCACCGGAAAGAAATGCAGCCCCAGGGCCAAGAACTTTATCCGTGGAATTGGTGATAAGGGCATCCTGTTTGTTGAAGCATTGCTTTTCTAGCCGTTGCAACTCCCATCATAACCCGCACAAATTGCCCTAATATCCTGAATGTAATTCTACCTACCAAATATCGGAACGTTGGGGGTGCTTTCGCTAGGCTGGTGAGAAAAAATACTTCACACAATGTAGTAGCACCCGCATCAGACGAATGCTTGATCCTGCTTAATCTTTGCTGTGCGCACCAAACATCCAAACTCCACTAGCATCGATATTCTTCCCGCGACAAACGAGGTTCACGTTGTCATCAGAGTCAAATAACTGTGGGAGAGGAAGCCGCCACCGCCATCAGACCCATCATGCCGCGCAAATTCTACTCAATAAGAGGCATGTGAGGGGGCGGTGGCGACGTGACGGGTAAAAGTTACGACGAAAAGAGTGTTATGTGTGTCTGTGAAAGTGTGGCGAGCGTTGAAGCGACAGCTCTTTAAGTTGTTCCCCAAGTTTGTTTGAGGGGACTGTCGGTGCGGGAATGAAGGCAGACAGTTCACGCGGAGAATGGTAAAGACGAAAAGTTGTAATCTTCTTTTAGAAGCACTACACAAATGAAAGCTAACGTGTGCAGGTGGTGACGCATGCGCTTGGATACTCAGTTCTCCGGGAGACGACGCTTTGCGTACACGAGAATACGCACGAGCCTGTGAGTGGAAGGGTTAGAACCAgctatttttttgcttctgatTTAACTTCCGGGCCAATGCCTCAAATGTGGTCGCTTCCTGCGCCAACTCACGCGATTTACTTTCAATTTGGGAAATTTTTTCACCTCGCTCATGCACCTTGACTTCGTTCTCCCTCATCATCTGCAGCGCCTCGGTCACACTGACGTTCTCCCGCGCGGCAACAGCCTTGAGCTCGCTGTACCGGCTTCCTCTCCTATCCtcgcttcctttcctttcagaTCTCCTTTGGGACAGGACCGCTCCGTCTCTCCCTTTCTCAACAATGGAATCGGGCCGAGGGTGCTGTGGTGCAGCCCCCTCCATCTTTTTCACCAAAACATTTGTTTCAATCTTCGTAGCTGCCTCCTCCCAGGACTGTGTGGTCAACCGTTTCAGCAGCCCCTGCTCTTGCTTTACTGCCGGCGGGGGTGGCAAAAACTGCAAGTAAGACCGGAAGGTTGGTGGTGCGGGTACGTGGCGGATGCCTTCCAAAGGTTCCGCAGTCAAACGAAGCTGGTCACTAACATTGCTTTCAGCTGAAACGATAAGATGCCCAAGTGCTCCCGACACTCCTACCACGTAGATGTGAAGCCCACTTCCTTCTATGTAGTGTGTGTGGAGGCGGAGGTCGTTTTCATCACAAAGACAGAGCATCG includes:
- a CDS encoding T. brucei spp.-specific protein — encoded protein: MTFSSVQSSVHLYSNVVELAIRYTDLCAFCGRKEHEGENGSTKGDRAETSGSWHFHLARSKEPIAVSCLHAIMQRTNILGGRVNLSFTFERVPPFGGHKSRAVIQLASFHYSKNMRLCLNVAYLPQEEVRLKTVRAHVYSDCNVLEVACWRVFVFLGRSTTFY
- a CDS encoding T. brucei spp.-specific protein, which gives rise to MKALKKNITVYSVSLGRLLNEFNNRYFRLKKRSRSEDLKRMPVREEAFLRLSPWHHNVTGSCESGVSELDSDRVNGDLTRCRFLFGRCQMNVEYQFALSVGTRKDVASSKCTGKGSEGGAVLLRFTKIPNKSGGSSTVTCSIQVNKEVQYFNREEVVVAMKFCREIYAKLGEANEFLETEKKRVHMGHYGVDEESNSMGEGSRCLVIICAFCLLMLYIVGSKYSQCRIKNGRGRAYGQKGGQRSKITSNQRFYSIVIIGTASILQVNRIVCWG